A stretch of Caenibius tardaugens NBRC 16725 DNA encodes these proteins:
- a CDS encoding DUF4139 domain-containing protein, with protein sequence MRSALLALGSLALTLPSGAFAQSAQGQSAQGDVAITIYNNDQALIQDTRQMNLAIGRSRQEFPDVSAAIRPETVTLSAQGTGIIEQNFDYDLLTPAKLMDKAVGQKVLIIRTNPATGAETTEEATVLANNAGTVLRIGNRIEILQNYGARIVFSSLPPNLRASPTLSVSLDTTRAGTRPVTLNYLSRSFGWKADYVALFDEAAGKLDMQGWITLTNSSGTTFPNARVLLVAGNPGGANDYNSYNPRNSRGGRPSGNSAGTQSADRERLGDYYVYPIDGRTTVANAQQKQVSFLNVSDVPASKGYYYRNGWMGSSDDPQSVDTVLRFSSSREGGLGDALPAGIIRVYMRDKQGQPQFIGENSIDHTPMGSGMAIKTGEAFDVKVKPIVTKREEIPSDEWVRAGRYRVTVDGKETHEVEYSRARTYYRTSMSYLISNARPEPVKVEVVQAGLDNYWYWDVRVPSESHKGTQRSRDERVWLVDVPANGEVTLTAQFDTVY encoded by the coding sequence ATGAGATCGGCACTGCTCGCACTGGGCTCCTTGGCTCTCACCTTGCCGTCCGGGGCATTCGCACAATCCGCGCAGGGCCAATCCGCGCAAGGTGACGTGGCGATCACGATCTACAACAACGATCAGGCGCTGATACAGGATACCCGCCAGATGAATCTGGCCATCGGCCGGTCACGGCAGGAATTCCCCGATGTTTCCGCAGCGATCCGCCCGGAAACGGTCACGCTGTCCGCGCAGGGCACCGGCATAATCGAGCAGAATTTCGATTACGACCTGCTGACACCCGCCAAGTTGATGGACAAGGCCGTGGGCCAGAAGGTGCTGATCATTCGCACCAATCCCGCGACCGGCGCCGAAACCACCGAGGAAGCGACGGTTCTGGCGAACAATGCGGGCACGGTGCTACGCATCGGCAACCGCATCGAGATCCTCCAGAATTACGGCGCGCGGATCGTCTTCTCCAGCCTGCCGCCCAATCTGCGGGCCAGTCCCACGCTGTCGGTTTCGCTCGATACCACGCGCGCGGGCACACGCCCGGTGACGCTCAACTATCTGTCGCGCAGTTTCGGCTGGAAGGCAGACTATGTCGCCCTGTTCGATGAGGCTGCGGGCAAGCTCGACATGCAAGGCTGGATCACGCTGACCAATTCCAGCGGCACCACCTTCCCCAATGCGCGCGTACTGCTGGTGGCGGGTAATCCCGGCGGGGCAAACGATTACAACAGCTATAACCCGCGAAATTCGCGCGGCGGCCGCCCATCCGGCAACAGCGCAGGCACGCAATCCGCCGATCGCGAGCGGCTGGGCGATTATTACGTCTATCCCATCGACGGGCGGACCACTGTCGCCAATGCCCAGCAGAAACAGGTCAGTTTCCTCAACGTATCCGATGTCCCGGCCAGCAAGGGATACTATTACCGCAATGGCTGGATGGGGAGCAGCGATGACCCGCAGAGCGTGGACACAGTGCTGCGCTTCTCCTCCTCGCGGGAGGGTGGCCTGGGCGATGCCCTGCCCGCCGGAATCATCCGCGTGTATATGCGCGACAAACAGGGCCAACCGCAGTTCATCGGCGAAAACAGCATCGACCACACGCCGATGGGATCGGGCATGGCGATCAAGACGGGTGAGGCATTCGACGTCAAAGTGAAGCCCATTGTGACCAAGCGGGAAGAAATCCCATCGGACGAATGGGTCCGCGCGGGCCGTTATCGCGTGACCGTTGACGGCAAGGAAACGCACGAGGTCGAATACAGCCGCGCGCGCACCTATTACCGCACATCGATGAGCTATCTGATCTCCAACGCCCGCCCCGAACCGGTCAAGGTCGAAGTGGTGCAGGCCGGGCTGGACAACTATTGGTACTGGGATGTCCGCGTCCCTTCGGAAAGCCACAAGGGCACGCAGCGATCGCGCGACGAACGCGTGTGGCTGGTCGATGTGCCCGCCAATGGCGAAGTCACGCTGACCGCACAGTTCGATACCGTTTACTGA
- a CDS encoding DUF4139 domain-containing protein: MIPPRSIARTPHAGMPVRRRVRLFIALLLAAGMPWLGGPAQAQDAVTSPAPDAVHVTIYRAPDRSPDENMDLQWLGGYALVTETRTVTIPQGKAILRFEGVAAGMLPESAIVTGLPKGVREKNLDADLLSPGNLFARSFGRPVTLRRTDPASGTVREEPAIIRSGLAGSAILQTRSGFEAANCGLQDEILFGDVPADLSAKPTLSVATDADRAETVTLSLSYLAWGFDWQGNYVIQMHEDGRKADILAWVTLASSDVTSFPGAETSVVGGEVNREDEAAGSPDRGQTLSFHCYFRPVAEPPIPMPMAPMPAPVMSEIIVTAQRRAVTVMDAPLAVTVIEEELGDLKLYRVPVPTTVAAMGQKQVALFQVADVKLEPIYIAPLDGTNAGDVRQTLRLRNRKEDGLGRALPAGQVVVFQPVTGTPVLSGEGVIRDSAIGQTVDIDTGDATQVHIDVQQVGERKGYDEYEVVVSNANPWPIQFEAPLRMSENYRFEKISGRIEKHEGQQKWRARIPANGTATLRYRLHALP; the protein is encoded by the coding sequence GTGATCCCGCCCCGATCCATCGCCAGAACGCCCCATGCCGGAATGCCGGTGCGGCGCAGAGTGCGGCTGTTCATCGCACTGCTGCTGGCCGCAGGCATGCCGTGGCTGGGTGGCCCGGCACAGGCGCAGGATGCCGTGACATCGCCCGCGCCGGATGCGGTCCACGTGACGATCTACCGCGCTCCCGATCGCAGCCCGGATGAGAACATGGACCTGCAATGGCTGGGCGGCTACGCGCTGGTCACCGAAACCCGCACGGTCACGATCCCGCAAGGCAAGGCGATCCTGCGTTTCGAAGGGGTGGCGGCGGGCATGTTGCCGGAAAGCGCGATTGTCACCGGCCTGCCCAAGGGGGTGCGGGAAAAGAACCTCGATGCCGATCTGCTTTCGCCCGGCAATCTTTTCGCGCGCAGTTTCGGCCGCCCTGTCACCTTGCGCCGCACCGATCCCGCCAGCGGCACAGTGCGCGAAGAACCGGCGATCATCCGGTCGGGGCTTGCCGGCTCCGCCATTCTCCAGACGCGCAGCGGATTTGAAGCGGCCAATTGCGGCCTGCAGGACGAAATCCTGTTTGGCGATGTTCCTGCCGATCTTTCGGCAAAGCCCACGCTATCCGTGGCAACCGATGCGGACAGGGCGGAAACCGTCACCCTGTCGCTGTCCTATCTGGCTTGGGGGTTCGACTGGCAAGGCAACTATGTCATCCAGATGCACGAAGACGGGCGCAAGGCCGATATTCTGGCGTGGGTGACACTGGCCAGCAGCGATGTAACCAGCTTCCCCGGTGCGGAAACCTCTGTCGTGGGGGGTGAGGTCAACCGCGAGGACGAGGCGGCCGGGTCGCCGGATCGCGGCCAGACGTTGTCGTTCCACTGTTACTTCCGGCCCGTGGCCGAACCGCCCATTCCCATGCCGATGGCGCCGATGCCAGCGCCCGTCATGAGCGAAATCATCGTCACCGCGCAGCGCCGGGCCGTTACCGTCATGGATGCGCCACTGGCCGTGACCGTTATCGAGGAAGAACTGGGCGATCTGAAGCTCTATCGCGTGCCGGTGCCGACAACCGTCGCCGCGATGGGGCAGAAACAGGTCGCGCTGTTTCAGGTGGCGGATGTGAAGCTGGAGCCGATCTACATCGCCCCTCTCGATGGCACTAACGCCGGTGACGTGCGCCAGACGCTGCGCCTGCGCAATCGCAAGGAAGATGGCCTGGGCCGGGCCTTGCCTGCCGGGCAGGTGGTGGTGTTCCAGCCTGTCACGGGCACGCCCGTCCTGTCGGGCGAAGGCGTGATACGCGATAGTGCGATCGGCCAGACCGTCGATATCGATACGGGCGATGCGACACAGGTGCACATCGATGTGCAGCAGGTTGGCGAACGTAAGGGCTATGACGAATACGAAGTCGTTGTCAGCAACGCCAACCCCTGGCCCATCCAGTTCGAGGCACCGCTGCGCATGTCCGAAAATTACCGGTTCGAGAAAATCTCCGGCCGGATTGAAAAACACGAAGGCCAGCAAAAGTGGCGCGCGCGCATCCCCGCGAACGGCACGGCCACGCTGCGTTATCGCCTGCACGCCTTGCCCTGA
- a CDS encoding TetR/AcrR family transcriptional regulator: protein MLDAARTLLAQGGYDALTFEALAQATGVSRGTIYRRWPTKAHIAADVLRGTEGGFTRTRPEDGFRAQVRALINQLYSSYKDPAMGAASIGLFNAFFADSTLRPTLHDPLEDESRAQFRAIVDMAKANGTARQTADADTLFDIMTGTIIYRMLFSNLGVDDRMVDDICHIVTDGVLADPVA, encoded by the coding sequence GTGCTCGACGCCGCGCGAACCTTGCTCGCGCAGGGCGGCTACGATGCACTGACATTCGAGGCGTTGGCGCAGGCCACCGGCGTCAGCCGCGGCACGATCTATCGCCGCTGGCCCACCAAGGCCCATATCGCGGCGGATGTGCTGCGCGGCACGGAGGGCGGCTTTACCCGGACGCGGCCGGAAGACGGGTTTCGCGCACAGGTCCGCGCGCTGATCAACCAGCTCTATTCCAGCTACAAAGACCCGGCGATGGGGGCGGCATCCATCGGCCTGTTCAACGCCTTTTTCGCGGACAGCACGCTGCGCCCCACGCTGCACGATCCGCTGGAAGACGAATCCCGCGCCCAGTTCCGGGCGATTGTCGACATGGCCAAAGCCAACGGCACCGCGCGCCAGACCGCCGATGCCGATACCCTGTTCGACATCATGACCGGCACGATCATCTACCGCATGCTGTTCAGCAATCTCGGGGTCGATGATCGGATGGTCGATGACATCTGCCATATCGTGACAGACGGCGTGCTGGCCGACCCCGTGGCCTGA
- a CDS encoding Coq4 family protein → MQDVIEPEAVTKISDSEADYLRGGKEPLRSSVLTSNSDYLNNPRFRDVYAQMGLKKDGHDLPAAYLIPDVSRAFAEVTDGARLFALLHDEKARIPEFAEWLDARYTSRFTAENLSGYAPGTLGARMHDFVASSGMDIDFMFLGEAENDYDYLNKRRIQNHDIEHMVTGLDPSPVGEVALIVAHTVMASNYFSEPFASEVNRFGMFLTSTGLMRLACHYGHVVPAYLEGIARGRALGEKQKRPLFMVRWEDYLDWTIADIREEFHFEDGPEEGHWTWTFEASTG, encoded by the coding sequence ATGCAGGATGTCATCGAACCTGAAGCGGTCACGAAGATCAGCGATAGCGAGGCCGATTATCTTCGTGGCGGCAAGGAGCCGTTGCGCAGCAGCGTTCTGACCAGCAATTCCGATTATCTCAACAATCCGCGCTTTCGTGATGTCTATGCCCAGATGGGGCTGAAGAAGGATGGGCACGATCTGCCCGCGGCCTATCTCATCCCCGATGTCAGCCGCGCCTTTGCCGAAGTGACCGACGGCGCGCGCCTGTTCGCGCTGTTGCATGACGAAAAGGCGCGCATTCCCGAATTCGCGGAATGGCTGGACGCGCGGTATACCAGCCGGTTCACCGCCGAAAACCTCAGCGGTTATGCCCCTGGGACACTGGGCGCGCGGATGCACGATTTCGTCGCGTCGAGTGGCATGGATATCGACTTCATGTTCCTGGGCGAAGCGGAGAACGATTACGACTATCTCAACAAGCGCCGCATCCAGAACCACGATATCGAACATATGGTGACGGGGCTGGACCCCAGCCCGGTGGGCGAAGTGGCGCTGATCGTCGCGCATACGGTGATGGCGTCGAACTATTTCTCCGAACCTTTCGCCAGCGAAGTGAACCGGTTCGGGATGTTCCTGACATCCACCGGGCTCATGCGGCTGGCCTGCCATTACGGCCATGTCGTCCCCGCCTATCTGGAAGGGATCGCGCGCGGGCGGGCGCTGGGCGAAAAACAGAAGCGGCCGCTGTTCATGGTCAGGTGGGAAGATTATCTCGACTGGACCATCGCCGATATTCGCGAGGAATTCCATTTCGAGGATGGCCCGGAAGAGGGGCACTGGACCTGGACGTTCGAAGCCAGCACGGGCTGA
- a CDS encoding LLM class F420-dependent oxidoreductase, translated as MKFALSTFMTPVAEIPEIALTAEDSGWAMVTMSDHVANPQTLTTPYPYTADGARRWPEFTEWPDQLVMMGALAAATKTIRFTTNAFVLPMRNPFQVAKAIATISNVSNNRQVLTIGVGWSKDEFGLLGQDFHTRGKRCDEMIEIMRLLWTGDYVSYDGKYYQFDKVEANPRPTGHVPIWVGGISGPALRRAAHLGDGWLSDLQPAADIVDSIRQIRAMRKDVGRDHLPFDVMATPMDVGDPDGLRRLEDEGVTHIIGTPWLMYYEGPTTLEQKKDSIKRYADDIIAHCS; from the coding sequence GTGAAATTTGCCCTCTCGACCTTCATGACGCCAGTGGCCGAAATTCCAGAGATCGCCCTGACGGCCGAAGACTCAGGCTGGGCTATGGTGACGATGTCCGACCATGTCGCCAATCCGCAGACACTGACCACGCCCTATCCCTATACGGCCGATGGCGCGCGGCGCTGGCCCGAATTCACCGAATGGCCGGATCAGCTGGTGATGATGGGCGCCCTTGCAGCGGCGACCAAAACGATCCGTTTCACCACCAACGCCTTCGTGCTGCCGATGCGCAATCCGTTTCAGGTGGCCAAGGCGATTGCGACCATTTCCAACGTCTCGAACAACCGCCAGGTGCTGACTATCGGTGTGGGCTGGTCGAAGGATGAATTCGGCCTTCTGGGGCAGGATTTCCACACGCGCGGCAAGCGCTGCGACGAAATGATCGAAATCATGCGTCTGCTGTGGACGGGCGATTACGTCAGCTACGACGGCAAGTACTACCAGTTCGACAAGGTCGAGGCGAACCCGCGCCCCACAGGCCATGTGCCCATCTGGGTCGGCGGCATTTCGGGCCCCGCGCTGCGCCGCGCCGCGCATCTGGGCGATGGCTGGCTGTCCGATCTGCAACCCGCAGCGGATATCGTGGACAGCATTCGCCAGATCCGCGCCATGCGCAAGGATGTGGGGCGCGATCATCTGCCGTTCGATGTCATGGCCACCCCGATGGACGTAGGCGATCCCGACGGCCTGCGCCGCCTGGAAGACGAAGGGGTCACCCATATCATCGGCACGCCGTGGCTGATGTATTACGAAGGGCCGACAACGCTCGAACAGAAGAAGGACAGCATCAAACGCTACGCGGACGATATCATCGCGCATTGTTCCTGA
- a CDS encoding TonB-dependent receptor: MSADGDIIVTARRQEEKLQRVPIAITVIDDRALARGNLTSMKDVQYLTPSLSVSTNNTRNTDNYSLRGIGTTFGTDPAVVAYFAEVPLPGGGGGAGNLFDLANVQVLNGPQGTLFGRNTTGGAVLFEPKRPTYRFEGSLQVGYGNHDNFEQQAIVNIPVVPGVLAIRAGISHRQRDGFTKDVITGRDYDNINYLAARFSVLFTPGDSFENYTVVSYLDRKEHGGSSQLHLINPGFYGNVFDSVVAQQKAWGPRRVAYNGQQADRQEILMVANQTRIDLTPDITLKNIISYSTFRNDARIDVDGSLIPGIQYYPTGLPGGLQNNGTPAFNQFTEELQLSGKTLNDMLDWTVGAYYQRNTPKKNLTAQELAIFGAPTVHFSQGDKLTSKAAYVQATLDFGAFSPSLQGLKLTGGIRRTHDRRKDYADRYYPDLPGQPCEYVPATYPNCRYDFPARSFKATTYTLGLNYQISEATMLYATARRGFKSGGFNLPAVPSEGFASFGPETVDDIEIGAKTRTTLGGMPLNASVAVFRDKFKDIQRALLFPSGTSFALYLVNASSATIKGFETQVDINPTPELKLGARYSYLDSKYGTFIDPVSQASYTGLSLPYTPKHKLTLMAGYNKDLGNAGTIELGATWSYQSSYRNLDAFDPDIVVKGYSLLSLNAGWNGIMGSDFDLSLYATNVTNKLYRVGGGNYYNSLGFTTSIYGEPRMVGARLTYHFGGAAD, encoded by the coding sequence GTGTCCGCCGATGGGGATATCATCGTTACCGCCCGCAGGCAGGAAGAAAAACTGCAACGGGTTCCGATCGCGATCACGGTGATCGATGATCGCGCGCTGGCCCGCGGCAATCTCACCAGCATGAAAGACGTGCAATATCTTACCCCGTCGCTGAGCGTGAGCACGAACAACACGCGCAATACCGATAACTATTCCTTGCGCGGGATCGGTACGACCTTTGGCACGGACCCGGCGGTTGTCGCCTACTTTGCCGAAGTGCCCTTGCCGGGCGGCGGCGGTGGCGCGGGGAACCTTTTCGATCTTGCCAATGTGCAGGTTCTGAATGGGCCGCAAGGCACGCTTTTTGGCCGCAACACTACGGGCGGTGCGGTCTTGTTCGAGCCGAAGCGCCCGACTTACCGGTTTGAGGGTTCGCTGCAGGTCGGTTACGGCAATCATGACAATTTCGAACAGCAGGCGATCGTCAATATCCCGGTCGTGCCGGGGGTTCTGGCGATCCGTGCCGGGATCAGCCACCGGCAGCGCGACGGTTTTACCAAAGACGTCATCACCGGCCGCGATTACGACAATATTAATTATCTCGCCGCGCGTTTTTCCGTGCTGTTCACGCCCGGCGATTCCTTCGAAAACTACACGGTCGTCAGCTATCTCGACCGGAAGGAACATGGCGGCAGTTCGCAGCTCCATCTGATCAATCCGGGCTTTTACGGCAATGTGTTCGATTCCGTTGTGGCGCAGCAGAAAGCCTGGGGGCCGCGGCGCGTGGCCTATAACGGGCAACAGGCGGACAGGCAGGAAATCCTGATGGTCGCCAACCAGACCCGGATCGACCTGACGCCTGACATCACGCTCAAGAATATCATCAGTTATTCCACGTTCCGGAACGATGCCCGGATCGATGTCGACGGATCGTTGATCCCCGGCATCCAGTATTACCCGACCGGTCTGCCCGGCGGGTTGCAGAACAACGGCACGCCCGCGTTCAACCAGTTCACCGAGGAACTGCAACTCTCCGGCAAAACGCTGAACGACATGCTCGATTGGACAGTAGGGGCCTATTACCAGCGCAACACCCCGAAGAAGAACCTGACAGCCCAGGAACTGGCGATTTTCGGCGCGCCGACCGTGCATTTCTCGCAAGGGGACAAATTGACCAGCAAGGCCGCCTATGTGCAGGCAACACTCGATTTCGGGGCGTTTTCCCCTTCGTTGCAGGGGTTGAAGCTGACGGGGGGCATCCGCCGCACGCATGACCGGCGCAAGGACTATGCGGATCGTTACTATCCCGATCTGCCGGGGCAGCCCTGCGAATATGTGCCCGCCACCTATCCGAACTGCCGCTATGATTTCCCTGCCCGCTCTTTCAAGGCCACGACTTATACCCTTGGCCTCAATTACCAGATCAGCGAGGCGACCATGCTCTACGCAACGGCGCGGCGTGGTTTCAAGAGCGGCGGGTTCAACCTGCCTGCGGTGCCTTCCGAAGGGTTTGCCTCGTTCGGCCCCGAAACGGTCGACGATATCGAAATCGGCGCGAAGACCAGAACCACATTGGGTGGCATGCCGCTGAATGCGTCGGTTGCGGTGTTCCGGGACAAGTTCAAGGATATCCAGCGTGCCTTGCTGTTCCCGTCGGGAACCAGTTTTGCGCTCTATCTCGTCAATGCCTCCAGCGCGACGATCAAGGGTTTCGAAACGCAGGTGGATATCAACCCCACGCCCGAATTGAAGCTGGGCGCCCGCTATTCCTATCTCGATTCCAAATACGGCACTTTCATCGATCCGGTTTCGCAGGCCAGTTACACCGGCCTGTCACTGCCTTACACGCCGAAACACAAGCTGACCTTGATGGCCGGGTATAACAAGGATCTGGGCAATGCCGGCACGATCGAGCTTGGCGCGACCTGGTCATACCAGAGCAGCTATCGCAATCTCGATGCCTTTGACCCGGATATCGTCGTCAAGGGGTACAGCCTGCTTTCGCTTAACGCGGGCTGGAACGGGATCATGGGCAGCGATTTCGATCTGAGCCTCTATGCCACGAATGTCACCAACAAGCTCTATCGCGTGGGTGGCGGCAACTATTACAACTCGCTCGGGTTCACCACGTCGATCTATGGCGAACCGCGTATGGTCGGTGCGCGGCTGACCTATCACTTCGGTGGCGCAGCGGATTGA
- a CDS encoding autotransporter domain-containing protein gives MVQGNATVDEESKLGGNVVIGGDLNLQGIGSPGNSIGLVVVGGNATFGADSVYEVEIDGAGHADRIAAGGIATLEGGAVTVTALDLSKSYKQAQTYTILSAEGGVDGTFGSLSTSSVFLKTSLAYTANTVDLTVSIPANAFQSAATSGNQFAAAAALDSLTQSGSSLALYNTIAFQTSLAQARSAFEQLAGDSYASVKTGLIESAHLTTDAINARLRDDVNADGEANTAAWISGFGSWIDHGADSNAGSLKTSTGGVIAGVDVDLSGWRLGLAAGYSQSDLKMKRRSASADSDNVHLGIYTGKKWGPLGLRAGLSHTWHSVDLDRSVAFAGFNGSFESDYKARTLQAFGELSYDIALGSASLTPFGGLTHVSLHSKSFSEDGGLGALNVKSGTTSTTFTSLGLRASAPLKVGGNGASLRGALGWRHAFGDIVPESVQAFTGSSAFSVDGVAIAKDAVLVEAGFDIALSKGSTFGLGYFGQFGDGTSQNGVNARIKFSF, from the coding sequence GTGGTGCAGGGCAATGCCACTGTCGATGAAGAGTCGAAGCTTGGCGGCAATGTCGTCATCGGCGGCGACCTGAACCTTCAGGGCATTGGCAGCCCGGGCAACTCGATCGGCCTCGTCGTGGTTGGCGGCAATGCGACCTTCGGTGCGGATTCGGTCTACGAAGTGGAAATCGATGGGGCCGGCCACGCCGATCGTATCGCCGCAGGCGGTATCGCAACGCTGGAGGGCGGTGCGGTTACGGTTACCGCGCTCGACCTGAGCAAGAGCTACAAGCAGGCTCAGACCTACACGATCCTGAGCGCGGAAGGCGGCGTTGATGGCACCTTCGGTTCGCTGTCGACCAGCTCGGTCTTCCTGAAAACCTCGCTCGCCTACACGGCCAACACGGTGGACCTGACCGTTTCCATCCCCGCCAATGCATTCCAGTCGGCCGCCACCAGCGGCAACCAGTTTGCAGCAGCGGCGGCACTGGACAGCCTGACCCAGTCGGGTTCGTCGCTGGCGCTGTACAATACGATCGCGTTCCAAACCTCGCTGGCCCAGGCACGCAGCGCATTCGAACAGCTCGCGGGCGACAGTTACGCCTCGGTCAAGACCGGTCTGATCGAAAGTGCGCATCTCACCACCGACGCGATCAACGCCCGCCTGCGGGATGATGTGAACGCCGATGGCGAAGCCAACACGGCTGCGTGGATTTCCGGGTTCGGTTCGTGGATCGATCATGGCGCCGACAGCAATGCCGGAAGCCTGAAGACCTCGACCGGCGGTGTTATTGCGGGTGTGGACGTGGACCTGTCGGGCTGGCGTCTCGGCCTCGCGGCCGGTTACAGCCAGAGCGACCTGAAGATGAAGCGCCGCAGCGCTTCGGCTGACAGCGACAACGTGCACCTCGGCATCTACACTGGCAAGAAGTGGGGCCCGCTGGGTCTGCGCGCCGGGCTGAGCCACACATGGCACAGCGTGGATCTTGACCGTTCGGTGGCGTTCGCCGGGTTCAACGGCAGCTTCGAAAGCGATTACAAGGCGCGCACGCTGCAGGCCTTCGGTGAACTGAGCTACGATATCGCGCTCGGTTCGGCTTCGCTTACGCCGTTCGGTGGCCTGACGCATGTCAGCCTGCATTCCAAGTCGTTCAGCGAGGACGGCGGGCTCGGCGCTCTCAACGTAAAGAGCGGCACCACCAGCACGACCTTCACCTCGCTGGGTCTGCGCGCTTCCGCACCGCTGAAAGTCGGCGGCAATGGGGCCTCCCTGCGCGGTGCGCTGGGCTGGCGCCACGCCTTCGGTGATATCGTGCCGGAATCGGTGCAGGCCTTCACCGGCAGCAGCGCCTTCTCCGTCGATGGCGTCGCCATCGCCAAGGATGCGGTTCTGGTTGAAGCCGGGTTCGATATCGCACTGTCGAAGGGTTCGACCTTCGGGCTTGGCTACTTCGGCCAGTTCGGGGACGGCACCTCGCAGAACGGCGTGAACGCACGGATCAAGTTCAGCTTCTGA
- a CDS encoding beta strand repeat-containing protein: protein MQFAYKTVARILGSTAMSTALLCPISAFADPYTATDGAAHRDASGTESTFSGNTVTAATSGPNKRAWGILVYENVSGEDTTVTVSDTTVTTTGDRAHGIQSGANGSSPTGEDLSRIVLGANVSVETTGNKSFGLHAVDGTSIEGAVMIETSGSEGLGALAETYSTITLTGGSITTTGAAAHGLRASNDVLGEVGGTIIATDVDISTAAAWTFGAYATDGSTITVNGGTITTAGERAYGLLADDDSTINSSAVITTSGLNAHGAQTSAQQDAGLTGGAIHFTGGSITTSGTAAYGLHAIGRGAIDGTVNVTTSGAYSFGAQAETNSTITLTGSQIKTSGANAAGLVANNDFAGTGGIITVTDTVIETTGATAPGAFVSAGGKIAITGGSISASGDDSPALAIFGTGTITLQDVTLTSVDAPTAYVQLTGATDLASLTFGAGTVATANNGTLVQVARTGNGADGTLQLTLADGSNTKGNIIDTDPKGTGKTLLTIGAAAQFEGRVDGVAGVTAQPGSTVDFAPGTNIAGDLTGDDTTFGFSPAGGTIGGDLNLNNGSSLSGGSLGGVPDAPNRPCPPRSRPRLKTLFPRQPT, encoded by the coding sequence ATGCAATTCGCGTATAAAACCGTGGCCCGGATTCTGGGCTCCACAGCTATGTCCACTGCCCTGCTCTGCCCAATCTCCGCATTTGCCGACCCTTACACCGCCACGGATGGCGCGGCGCACCGCGATGCGAGCGGAACGGAATCGACATTCAGCGGCAACACCGTGACCGCCGCGACAAGCGGCCCCAACAAACGGGCCTGGGGCATCCTCGTCTACGAAAACGTCTCGGGCGAAGACACCACAGTCACCGTTTCAGACACGACCGTCACCACGACGGGCGATCGCGCGCACGGCATCCAGTCCGGCGCCAACGGTTCCAGCCCGACGGGCGAGGACCTCTCGCGCATTGTCCTCGGCGCGAATGTATCGGTCGAAACGACCGGCAACAAATCCTTCGGCCTGCACGCCGTCGATGGCACTTCGATCGAAGGCGCCGTCATGATTGAAACCAGCGGCTCCGAGGGCCTCGGCGCTCTCGCTGAAACCTATTCCACAATCACGCTGACCGGTGGTTCCATCACCACCACAGGGGCCGCCGCCCATGGTCTGCGCGCCAGCAACGATGTTCTCGGCGAGGTAGGCGGCACCATCATCGCCACGGACGTGGACATTTCCACCGCCGCCGCCTGGACCTTCGGCGCCTATGCCACCGATGGCAGCACGATCACCGTGAATGGCGGCACGATCACCACTGCAGGCGAACGCGCCTACGGCCTGCTGGCGGATGACGATTCCACCATCAATTCCTCCGCAGTAATCACCACCTCAGGCCTCAACGCCCATGGCGCGCAGACCAGCGCCCAACAGGATGCTGGCCTGACAGGCGGCGCGATCCACTTCACCGGCGGTTCGATCACCACATCGGGCACCGCCGCCTATGGCCTGCACGCCATCGGCCGGGGCGCGATCGACGGCACCGTGAACGTGACCACCAGCGGCGCGTACAGTTTCGGCGCACAGGCCGAAACCAATTCCACGATCACGCTCACCGGGTCGCAGATCAAGACCTCGGGTGCCAACGCCGCCGGTCTTGTCGCCAACAATGACTTTGCGGGCACGGGCGGGATTATCACGGTGACCGACACTGTCATCGAAACCACCGGTGCGACGGCCCCTGGCGCATTTGTGTCGGCAGGCGGCAAGATTGCCATCACCGGCGGCAGCATCAGCGCCAGTGGTGACGATTCCCCCGCTCTGGCCATTTTCGGCACGGGCACGATCACGCTTCAGGACGTGACGCTGACCAGCGTCGATGCCCCCACGGCCTACGTGCAACTGACGGGTGCAACCGATCTGGCCAGCCTGACGTTTGGCGCGGGCACTGTTGCCACCGCCAACAACGGCACCCTGGTACAGGTCGCCCGCACCGGCAACGGCGCAGACGGCACGCTCCAGCTCACGCTTGCCGACGGTTCGAACACCAAGGGTAACATCATCGACACCGACCCCAAGGGGACTGGCAAGACGCTGTTGACCATCGGAGCAGCTGCGCAGTTCGAAGGCCGGGTCGACGGTGTTGCAGGTGTGACCGCACAGCCTGGATCGACGGTGGACTTCGCCCCTGGCACGAATATCGCCGGCGATCTCACCGGTGATGACACCACGTTCGGCTTCAGCCCGGCTGGCGGCACCATCGGGGGGGATCTGAACCTCAACAACGGCTCGTCGCTCTCCGGTGGCAGCCTGGGCGGCGTGCCCGATGCCCCCAACCGCCCCTGCCCCCCTCGATCACGCCCGCGCTTGAAGACCTTATTCCCCCGGCAGCCAACCTGA